The following are encoded together in the Streptomyces sp. NBC_01465 genome:
- the pdhA gene encoding pyruvate dehydrogenase (acetyl-transferring) E1 component subunit alpha, whose amino-acid sequence MTVESTAARKPRRSSSKRASSAAAKPPQSSEPQLVQLLTPEGERVRHPDYDVELTHDELRGLYRDMVLTRRFDAEATSLQRQGELGLWASLLGQEAAQIGSGRATREDDYVFPTYREHGVAWCRGVDPTNLLGMFRGVNHGGWDPNTNNFHLYTIVIGSQTLHATGYAMGVAKDGADSAVVAYFGDGASSQGDVLESFNFAAVYNAPVVFFCQNNQWAISEPTEKQMRVPLYQRAQGFGFPGVRVDGNDVLACLAVTKEALERARRGEGPTLIEAFTYRMGAHTTSDDPSKYRNDDERVAWEAKDPILRLQRYLEAEGAADQAYFDELEAESETMGKRVREAVRAMPDPDPLAIFEHTHADGHALVDEERAQFAAYQASFAEEGN is encoded by the coding sequence GTGACCGTGGAGAGCACTGCCGCGCGTAAACCGCGACGCAGCAGCAGCAAGCGCGCAAGCAGCGCAGCCGCCAAGCCGCCACAGAGTTCCGAGCCCCAGCTCGTACAGCTGCTGACGCCCGAGGGCGAGCGCGTACGGCACCCCGACTACGACGTGGAGCTGACCCACGACGAGCTGCGCGGTCTGTACCGGGACATGGTCCTGACCCGCCGCTTCGACGCCGAGGCCACCAGCCTCCAGCGCCAGGGCGAACTGGGCCTGTGGGCGTCCCTGCTCGGCCAGGAGGCCGCGCAGATCGGCTCGGGGCGGGCCACCCGCGAGGACGACTACGTCTTCCCGACCTACCGCGAGCACGGCGTCGCCTGGTGCCGCGGGGTCGACCCGACCAACCTGCTCGGCATGTTCCGCGGCGTGAACCACGGCGGCTGGGACCCCAACACCAACAACTTCCACCTCTACACGATCGTCATCGGCTCGCAGACGCTGCACGCGACCGGTTACGCGATGGGCGTGGCCAAGGACGGCGCGGACTCCGCGGTCGTCGCGTACTTCGGTGACGGCGCCTCCAGCCAGGGCGACGTCCTGGAGTCCTTCAACTTCGCGGCCGTCTACAACGCCCCGGTCGTCTTCTTCTGCCAGAACAACCAGTGGGCGATCTCCGAGCCCACCGAGAAGCAGATGCGCGTGCCGCTCTACCAGCGCGCCCAGGGCTTCGGCTTCCCCGGCGTACGGGTCGACGGCAACGACGTCCTGGCCTGCCTCGCCGTGACGAAGGAGGCGCTGGAGCGCGCCCGCAGGGGCGAAGGGCCCACGTTGATCGAGGCGTTCACGTACCGCATGGGTGCGCACACCACCTCCGACGACCCCTCCAAGTACCGCAACGACGACGAGCGCGTCGCCTGGGAGGCCAAGGACCCGATCCTCAGGCTCCAGCGCTATCTGGAGGCCGAAGGCGCCGCCGACCAGGCGTACTTCGACGAGCTCGAGGCCGAGAGCGAGACCATGGGCAAGCGGGTGCGCGAGGCCGTGCGGGCGATGCCCGACCCGGACCCCCTCGCCATCTTCGAGCACACCCACGCGGACGGCCACGCACTGGTCGACGAGGAGCGCGCGCAGTTCGCCGCCTACCAGGCGTCCTTCGCAGAGGAGGGCAACTGA
- a CDS encoding response regulator transcription factor codes for MREDGKIRVFLLDDHEVVRRGVHELLSVEEDIEVVGEAGTAADALVRIPATRPDVAVLDVRLPDGSGVEVCREIRSQDESIKCLMLTSFADDEALFDAIMAGASGYVLKAIRGNELLNAVRDVAAGKSLLDPVATARVLERLRDGGKSKGDDRLANLTEQERKILDLIGEGLTNRVIGERLHLAEKTIKNYVSSLLSKLGMERRSQAAAYVARIQAEKR; via the coding sequence GTGCGCGAAGACGGAAAAATCCGGGTATTTCTCCTTGACGACCATGAAGTGGTGCGTCGTGGAGTCCATGAGCTGCTCTCGGTCGAGGAGGACATCGAGGTCGTCGGCGAGGCCGGTACGGCAGCAGATGCCCTGGTCAGGATCCCTGCGACCCGGCCGGACGTCGCGGTGCTCGACGTACGGCTGCCCGACGGCAGCGGTGTCGAGGTCTGCCGCGAGATCCGCTCCCAGGACGAGTCGATCAAGTGCCTGATGCTGACCTCGTTCGCCGACGACGAGGCGCTCTTCGACGCGATCATGGCCGGGGCCTCGGGTTACGTACTCAAGGCGATCCGCGGCAATGAGCTGCTGAACGCGGTACGGGACGTGGCCGCGGGCAAGTCCCTGCTCGACCCGGTCGCCACCGCCCGGGTGCTCGAGCGGCTGCGCGACGGCGGGAAGTCCAAGGGCGACGACCGGCTCGCGAACCTCACCGAGCAGGAGCGGAAGATCCTCGACCTGATCGGCGAGGGCCTGACCAACCGCGTGATCGGCGAAAGGCTGCACCTCGCCGAGAAAACGATCAAGAATTATGTCTCCAGTCTCCTTTCCAAGCTGGGCATGGAACGGCGCTCGCAGGCCGCGGCCTATGTGGCGCGCATTCAGGCCGAGAAGCGCTGA
- a CDS encoding pyridoxamine 5'-phosphate oxidase family protein, with the protein MSTEELRALQLLRRVTYGRVATSMRALPFLAIARHIVTPDGEVVLRMHSGLGHHEACLGSVVTYAADNLGLGEPELWTVQFTGTAEATEPTHEELALFEPAPVEVNGEPFDPVHMRIAPQFVNIDRIAYARPRAVSHAA; encoded by the coding sequence ATGTCCACCGAGGAACTCCGCGCCCTGCAGCTGCTCCGCCGTGTCACCTACGGCCGGGTGGCCACCAGCATGCGAGCGCTGCCCTTCCTCGCCATAGCCCGCCACATCGTGACCCCCGACGGCGAGGTCGTCCTGCGGATGCACTCGGGCCTCGGCCACCACGAGGCCTGCCTGGGCAGCGTGGTCACCTACGCCGCCGACAACCTGGGGCTCGGGGAGCCCGAGCTGTGGACGGTGCAGTTCACCGGCACCGCCGAAGCGACCGAACCGACGCACGAGGAGCTCGCACTCTTCGAGCCCGCCCCGGTCGAGGTCAACGGCGAACCCTTCGACCCGGTCCACATGCGGATCGCCCCGCAGTTCGTGAACATCGACCGCATCGCATATGCCCGACCGCGAGCAGTCAGCCACGCTGCGTGA
- a CDS encoding phosphotransferase — protein MPRSSDNVPPVGTLLRRYASAGDPLSCEPVAQGLLNRGYRLATTRGDYFLKHHLDGDADTIARQHRATQRLGRLGVPVAPPVADADGSTVAVIGGHCYALHPWIDGRHRVGAQLSAVGSRRLGALLGLVHTCLERVMEAEPPATHESADPADSFTLIDELLGLARDRSPRDAFDELAEHRLLERRSLLEHHAHRRPPAGGGGGWVHGDFHPLNLLYRGAEPAAIVDWDRLGVQPRAEEAVRAAMIFFVRPAGELELAKVRAYARAYRLAAGADAGELAAAVHRVWWERLNDFWILRWRYQLHDRRADAQFPAASALAVWWTREYDAVCEAFAG, from the coding sequence GTGCCGCGCTCATCTGACAACGTGCCCCCCGTAGGCACTCTGCTGCGCCGCTACGCGTCCGCCGGCGACCCGCTCTCCTGCGAACCCGTCGCGCAGGGCCTGCTGAACCGCGGCTACCGGCTCGCCACCACCAGGGGCGACTACTTCCTCAAGCACCACCTCGACGGCGACGCGGACACCATTGCGCGCCAGCACCGGGCCACCCAGCGCCTCGGCCGGCTCGGCGTCCCGGTCGCACCTCCCGTGGCGGACGCCGACGGCTCCACCGTCGCGGTGATCGGCGGGCACTGCTACGCCCTCCACCCCTGGATCGACGGGCGCCACCGCGTCGGTGCGCAGCTCAGCGCCGTCGGATCGCGGCGGCTCGGGGCGCTGCTCGGTCTCGTACACACCTGCCTGGAACGGGTGATGGAGGCAGAGCCCCCGGCCACCCACGAGAGCGCCGACCCGGCGGACTCCTTCACGCTGATCGACGAGCTGCTCGGGCTCGCGCGCGACCGCTCGCCCCGGGACGCCTTCGACGAGCTGGCCGAACACCGCCTGCTGGAGCGCCGTTCGCTGCTGGAGCACCATGCGCACCGGCGGCCGCCGGCCGGGGGCGGCGGGGGCTGGGTGCACGGGGACTTCCATCCGCTGAACCTGCTCTACCGGGGCGCCGAACCCGCGGCGATCGTCGACTGGGACCGGCTGGGGGTGCAGCCGCGCGCGGAAGAGGCGGTGCGGGCCGCGATGATCTTCTTCGTACGGCCCGCGGGGGAGCTGGAGCTGGCGAAGGTACGGGCCTACGCGCGCGCCTACCGGCTCGCGGCGGGGGCGGACGCGGGGGAACTCGCCGCCGCGGTGCACCGGGTCTGGTGGGAGCGGCTCAACGACTTCTGGATACTGCGCTGGCGCTACCAGCTGCACGACCGCAGGGCCGACGCGCAGTTTCCTGCGGCATCGGCCCTGGCGGTGTGGTGGACGCGCGAGTACGACGCGGTGTGCGAGGCGTTCGCGGGGTGA
- a CDS encoding protein kinase domain-containing protein, translated as MAPESEANGGGMPDAPENWGIGGLVGDGRYRLTHRLGRGGMAEVFAAEDVRLGRTVAVKLLRSDLAEDPVSKARFTREAQSVAGLNHHAVVAVYDSGEDHWGGNTVSYIVMELVEGRTIRDLLISAEAPPPEQALIIVSGVLEALAYSHQHGIVHRDIKPANVIITNSGAVKVMDFGIARALHGAQSTMTQTGMVMGTPQYLSPEQALGKAVDHRSDLYATGCLLYELLALRPPFTGETPLSVVYQHVQDIPLPPSQASSSVPPELDGLVMRSLAKDPDDRFQSAEEMRGLVAYSLQMLQQQGGHTGTWNTGPVVLPEGTPPMGSTAATAMLGQNQYSDTSQGPILPPMNPDDGAYDGSGGPRKNGRAWMWVVAALAVAAIVTGIVFALDGFGTKGDGGGTDTTKSPSVTQSQSEQPEDTPSDTTSEDPSTEDTSTGGEESPTPTESSQAPTSEAPTSEPPSETPTSKPPTPTPSDTPTDPEPTDTAGGGAGGPGGGSSSPAAP; from the coding sequence ATGGCACCCGAATCCGAGGCAAACGGCGGCGGTATGCCGGACGCGCCGGAGAACTGGGGGATCGGCGGGCTGGTCGGCGACGGCCGCTACCGCCTCACCCACCGTCTCGGACGAGGCGGCATGGCCGAGGTCTTCGCGGCCGAGGACGTACGGCTCGGCCGTACCGTCGCGGTCAAGCTGCTCCGCTCCGATCTGGCCGAAGACCCGGTCTCCAAGGCCCGGTTCACCCGCGAGGCACAGTCGGTCGCGGGTCTGAACCACCATGCGGTCGTCGCCGTGTACGACTCCGGCGAGGACCACTGGGGCGGCAACACCGTCTCGTACATCGTGATGGAGCTCGTCGAGGGCCGCACCATCCGCGATCTGCTGATCAGCGCGGAGGCCCCGCCGCCCGAGCAGGCGCTGATCATCGTCTCCGGTGTGCTGGAGGCGCTCGCCTACTCCCACCAGCACGGCATCGTGCACCGGGACATCAAGCCGGCCAACGTCATCATCACCAACAGCGGTGCGGTGAAGGTGATGGACTTCGGCATCGCACGCGCCCTGCACGGTGCGCAGTCGACGATGACGCAGACCGGCATGGTCATGGGCACGCCGCAGTACCTCTCCCCCGAGCAGGCGCTCGGCAAGGCCGTCGACCACCGGTCCGACCTGTACGCCACGGGCTGTCTGCTGTACGAACTGCTCGCGCTGCGGCCCCCGTTCACGGGTGAGACGCCGCTGTCCGTGGTCTACCAGCACGTCCAGGACATCCCGCTGCCGCCCTCGCAGGCGTCGTCGTCGGTGCCGCCGGAACTCGACGGCCTCGTCATGCGTTCTCTTGCCAAGGACCCCGACGACCGCTTCCAGAGCGCGGAGGAGATGCGCGGCCTGGTCGCGTACTCCCTGCAGATGCTCCAGCAGCAGGGTGGCCACACCGGCACCTGGAACACCGGTCCCGTTGTCCTGCCCGAGGGCACGCCCCCCATGGGCAGTACGGCGGCGACGGCCATGCTGGGCCAGAACCAGTACAGCGACACCTCGCAGGGCCCGATCCTGCCGCCGATGAACCCGGACGACGGTGCGTACGACGGCTCCGGCGGCCCGCGCAAGAACGGCCGCGCCTGGATGTGGGTGGTCGCCGCGCTCGCGGTGGCCGCGATCGTGACGGGCATCGTCTTCGCGCTGGACGGCTTCGGCACGAAGGGCGATGGCGGCGGTACGGACACGACCAAGTCCCCGTCCGTCACGCAGTCCCAGTCGGAGCAGCCGGAGGACACCCCGTCGGACACGACCTCCGAGGACCCGTCCACGGAGGACACGTCGACGGGCGGCGAGGAGTCGCCGACGCCGACGGAGTCTTCGCAGGCGCCGACGTCGGAGGCGCCCACGTCGGAGCCGCCGTCGGAGACTCCGACGTCCAAGCCGCCTACGCCGACCCCGTCGGACACCCCGACCGATCCCGAACCCACGGACACCGCAGGCGGCGGCGCGGGCGGCCCCGGCGGGGGCAGCAGTTCCCCCGCCGCCCCCTGA
- a CDS encoding protein kinase domain-containing protein has translation MSQDGAQGRYAGGSVAGGRYQLRDLLGEGGMASVYLAYDAALDRQVAIKTLHTELGREQSFRERFRREAQAVAKLSHTNIVSVFDTGEDVLGEGPMPYIVMEYVEGQPLGSLLQSDITQYGAMPADKALKITFDVLAALEASHEMGLVHRDIKPGNVMMTKRGTVKVMDFGIARAMQSGVTSMTQTGMVVGTPQYLSPEQALGRAVDARSDLYSVGIMLFQLLTGRLPFDADSPLAIAYAHVQEEPVAPSSINRSIPPAVDALVARALKKNPNERFPSAAAMGDECARVMSSGQTGAAPSVVVGSPPANSGSGVGSAVFPPVNTPPVMPQQGSVQQPYQPGPYAPQAQTPAPPSYGYPQQQQGYQTPAPAQQYGVQTPPPYNISPQQPVTSAGGTGGGGKNMPLIVGAIVVALLAVGGVIAAIQMNKPDDTGSSPSGSSSVAGHKGPDRSRTIDSAQCTDPMEDGLNPKKVSAPNFLYKDIESVKACALAAGWTIKEESIDENAEGEGIVIEQFPAYADAIPQKGANFTLKVSTGNPS, from the coding sequence ATGAGCCAGGACGGCGCACAGGGCCGCTATGCGGGCGGTTCGGTCGCGGGCGGCCGGTACCAGCTCCGCGACCTCCTCGGCGAGGGCGGCATGGCGTCGGTGTACCTGGCGTACGACGCCGCGCTCGACCGCCAGGTCGCGATCAAGACGCTCCACACGGAACTGGGCCGCGAGCAGTCCTTCCGCGAGAGATTCCGGCGCGAGGCGCAGGCCGTCGCCAAGCTCTCGCACACGAACATCGTCTCGGTCTTCGACACCGGCGAGGACGTGCTGGGCGAGGGCCCGATGCCGTACATCGTCATGGAGTACGTGGAGGGCCAGCCCCTCGGATCCCTGCTCCAGTCGGACATCACGCAGTACGGGGCGATGCCCGCCGACAAGGCGCTGAAGATCACCTTCGATGTGCTGGCGGCGCTCGAGGCCAGCCACGAAATGGGCCTGGTCCACCGGGACATCAAGCCCGGCAACGTGATGATGACCAAGCGCGGGACCGTCAAGGTCATGGACTTCGGCATCGCGCGCGCCATGCAGTCGGGCGTCACGTCGATGACCCAGACCGGCATGGTCGTCGGCACCCCGCAGTACCTCTCGCCGGAGCAGGCGCTGGGGCGGGCCGTGGACGCCCGCTCCGATCTGTATTCGGTCGGGATCATGCTGTTCCAGCTGCTGACGGGGCGGCTTCCGTTCGACGCGGACTCGCCTCTGGCGATCGCGTACGCGCATGTGCAGGAGGAGCCTGTCGCTCCTTCGTCGATCAACAGGTCCATTCCTCCGGCGGTCGACGCACTGGTCGCACGGGCGCTGAAGAAGAACCCGAACGAGCGTTTCCCGAGCGCCGCGGCCATGGGTGACGAGTGCGCGCGGGTGATGTCGTCGGGGCAGACGGGCGCCGCCCCGTCGGTCGTGGTGGGCAGCCCGCCGGCGAACAGCGGCTCGGGGGTCGGCTCGGCCGTCTTCCCGCCGGTGAACACGCCGCCCGTGATGCCGCAGCAGGGTTCCGTACAGCAGCCGTACCAGCCGGGGCCTTACGCCCCTCAGGCGCAGACGCCCGCACCGCCGAGCTACGGCTATCCGCAGCAGCAACAGGGCTACCAGACGCCGGCGCCCGCCCAGCAGTACGGCGTGCAGACTCCGCCTCCGTACAACATCTCGCCCCAGCAGCCGGTGACTTCGGCCGGTGGCACGGGCGGCGGCGGGAAGAACATGCCGCTGATCGTGGGGGCGATCGTGGTGGCGCTGCTCGCCGTTGGCGGTGTGATCGCGGCGATCCAGATGAACAAGCCGGACGACACCGGCAGTTCACCGAGCGGCAGCTCTTCGGTGGCGGGGCACAAGGGCCCCGACCGGTCCAGGACCATCGACTCCGCGCAGTGCACGGACCCCATGGAAGACGGTCTGAACCCGAAGAAGGTCAGCGCACCGAACTTCCTCTACAAGGACATCGAGTCCGTGAAGGCCTGCGCCCTCGCCGCGGGCTGGACCATCAAGGAAGAGTCGATCGACGAGAACGCGGAGGGGGAGGGCATCGTGATCGAGCAGTTCCCCGCCTACGCCGATGCCATCCCGCAGAAGGGCGCCAACTTCACCCTGAAGGTGTCCACGGGCAACCCGTCGTAG